CAGCACAAACTTGGCCCCTTTAAGCCAATCAAAGACGCACAAAAAGAATTAACCGTTAAAAAATCATAAACATAAAAACCATGAAAAAGTACACCTTAATTTTAGTAGCCTTTGCCTTTTTAACTTTTGTAAAAACAGCAAGCGCCCAAACCGATCCGGCAGCTTTTACCGGCGCAACAGCAAAATTGAAGCATTACGATGCGCTATACATCCTAAATTCAAACGACGATAAAAAAATAAAGGGCACGCTGCGCAATATTGACAACGCGCTGGAAGATGTCCGCCTGAAAGGCAAATTGCATGTGGAGCTTATCGCCTTCGGCGATGGCGTTGCCGTTTATATGAAGAGCGGCGCATATGAGCAAACCTTAAAAGACTTGCAAGCCAAAGGTGTTGTTTTAGCTCAATGCAGCAATACGATCAAAGAACGAAAAATAGATAAAAACGACCTATTCCCGTTTGTATCCTACGTACCAAGCGGTAATGGCGAGATTATCATCCGTCAATATCAAGGCTGGGCTGTCGTTCATCCATAACCTCCTTATCATTCTAAAAATCATTTACAAACATTAAAGTCAAATGAAAAATTATAAAAATATATTGTTTAGCGTAGCAGCATTTATTGCATGCAGCAACCAAGTTAAAGCCCAGGAGCACCGGTTTGATCCGCCCTGGAACACTCCGCCGGAAAGCAAGGTGATGTTTACCGTGCCGGGGGTTGATAATGTTCCCGACCTGTTTGGTGACATCAACGACCCGCAGTTAGTTGTGTTCTTTGCCGGTAACCAGTTTATGTGCCTGGATGATATGATGGCGGCATTTAAGAAGGCTTATCCGCAATATCAGCGGGTATTTGCGGAAACGTTGCCTCCGGGCATTTTAGCCAAACAAATTATGGGTGGTTCGATCACCATCGGAAACCTGCGTATTACGCTTAAACCTGATGTATATACTGCAGGAAAAAACCGTACAGATCAAATGCCGGAATACTTCAGCAAAACCGAACCGTACGCCTATAACCGTCTGGCTATAATGGTACAGAAAGGCAATCCGAAAAATATTAAAGGATTAAAAGATTTAGGGCAGGCTGCGATTCGTGTTAGTATGCCGAACCCGGATTTTGAAGGGATAGGTAAACGCATTGAGCAGGCTTATGTACTCGCAGGTACAGAATCTTTGCGTAAGACTATTATGGAAGATAAGTTAAAGGATAGTACCACTTACCTTACCCAGATCCATCACCGTCAATCACCGATGCGTATTATGTACGGTCAATCGGACGCTGCCCCGGTATGGTATAGTGAGGCTTATTACCAGGTGATGATCAAACACCCGGTTGATATGGTCGAGATCCCTTCTGATCAGAATATCAACGCGACTTATGTTGCAGGACAACTAAAAAATGCGCCGCATGCACAGGCAGCCAGGGATTTTATGGACTTTTTGGTTAGCCCGGCAGCCAAAGCGATATACCGCAAATACGGATTTACAACCAAATAATAAACGAACATTAACATTAAAAATATGTCATTGCATTTAGGAGATTTAGCTCCAAACTTTACCGCACAAACTACCATCGGGGAAATTGATTTTTACGAGTACCTGGGCGATAGCTGGGGCGTATTATTTTCTCACCCTGCCGACTATACTCCCGTATGCACTACTGAACTGGGTAAGACTGCTCTATTAAAAAGCGAATTTGATAAACGAAATGTAAAAGCACTTGCTTTAAGTATAGACCCGCTTGATAAGCATCTTGCCTGGATCAGTGATATTAACGAAACCCAAAATTGCAGCGTAGAATTTCCACTTATTGCAGACGAAGATCGAAAAGTATCGATGTTATATGATATGATCCATCCAAATGCATCGGCAACAGCCACCGTTCGTTCCTTATTTATCATCGGGCCTGATAAAAAAGTTAAACTGATGATCACCTATCCGGCATCTACCGGGCGTAATTTCAATGAAGTATTACGGGTGATAGATTCTTTACAGCTAACCGACGAATACAGCGTAGCTACGCCAGCGAATTGGGAAGCAGGCGAGGATGTCATTATTGGCTTAGGTGTTAAAACAGAAGATATTGAATCAAAGTTTCCCGAAGGACATCGTATTGTGAAACCTTATTTAAGGTATACGCCGCAGCCGACAAAACAATAGACTGGTTCAATGTTTATAAATATTCATTTTATATGATGCCAAAACTCAGTTTTGTTATTTTGTTGATGTCGCTTTTTGGTGTAGCCAAAGCTCAGCATCACGATATGTCTATGTCAATGTCGATGCCTACTTCAACAAACGTATACCTGAAAATGATGGATCAGATGATGGTTAATATGGATAGGGTCGTACCCACCGCGTCAGCCGATGAAGATTTCCTGGCGATGATGATCCCGCATCATCAGGGCGCTGTGGATATGGCGAATTATGAAATAGCGCACGGCAAAAACCGGGAGCTGATCCAACTGGCCAAAAGTATCAAAGCCGAACAACTGGTGCAGATCCAGCAAATGCAATTGCTGCTACGCAATACCAAAACATTTGCCGGCAAAGGCAAAGCTCATCAACAGGCCAATCAAAAAATGATGGTGGTCATGATGCAGCAAATGCCGAAAGATAAAACGCTAAGTAACGACGACAATGCTTTTGCCCGAGTCATGATCCCGCACCACCAGGCCGCTATTGACATGGCTAAGGTGGCGTTGCAATACGGGACCGATAAAAACACCAAGCGTCTTGCCGAAAGTATTATCTCGGATGAGCAGATCGAAATTGATCAAATGAAGAAATTCACACCTATCCAATAAACAAACACCGATGAAAAAATTAATGATCCTGTTCCTGTTATTGCCGCTGACTAAATTAAGCGCACAGGACCGTGTGTACACCGGTAACCAGATCTCAAATACGGTATCGGTGATAGACCCTAAAACGCAAACCTATCTGGGTGAGATCGTATTGGGAAAACCCCAGCCGGAGATCTTAAGTCCGCTTTATAAAGGCCAGGCACTGGTACACGGCCTGGGCTATACCCCAAAAAGGCAATTACTGGCCGCCGTATCTATCGGCTCCAACTCAGTTACATTTATCTCTACTGCCACCAACAAGTTACTGAAAACAGTTTATATTGGAAGGTCGCCGCATGAGGCTACGTTTAATCCGTCGGGCACACAAGCCTGGATCTCGGTAAGAGGTGAAGCTTACATCAGTGTGATCGATGCCGCCACGCTGAAAGAGATCAAACGAGTTCCTGTGGCAGACGGGCCGGGCATGGTTTCCTTTACCCCGAACGGAAAATGGGCCTATGTATGTTCCAGCTTTACGGCGCAATTGGATGTGGTGAATACGGCGACCTATAAAGTAGTTAAAAGTATCCCGGTTGTCAGCCCGTTCTCGCCGAATATATTTTGCAGCCCTGACGGTAAATGGATCGCAATGACCCATAAAGACGTTGGCAAGGTAACCCAGATCAGTACCGCCACCAATAAAATAGAAAAAGTGTTCAATACCGGCCCGATTACCAATCACGTTACGTTTACCGTTACCAACAAGGTGCCCTTAATGCTCGTGACCGTTGGCGGCGAAAACACCCTGAAAGTATTTGATATCAACCAGGGTTTCAAACTGGTGGATAGCATAACCACGGGTTCATTACCACATGGCGTATGGCCTTCCGGCGATGGTAAATTTGCTTATGTAGGGCTGGAGAATGATGATCAGGTTCAGGTAGTGGACTTGGTAAAAATGGCCATTGTAAAAACGATCCCGATCGGTCAGTGCCCACAGGCTTTACTGTACGCTGTTAATGCGGGACCGGTAACACCTCTTACGACGGGCTTATCACCCCTGAATGCAGGTAATAAAAGCCAGGTAATTAAAATGAAAAGCACCGGCGCGATCAGCGCTACAGGCATGCTCAATGCAAGAAGTGTAGGCTTAACCGACCTGGTACAACAGGATTTCAAAAAGCTGGAAGCTAATACCGCATATACTTTAGCACTCACCAATTCCACCGAACAGCCCTACAAAACAGATTATGTAATCAATGCATTTAAAACGGATGCCAAGGGAGCTTTCAGCGGTCAGTCTACCGGTATTATTAAGAGTGTAGGCAAGCCTATGGCTGATTATAAAATGGTGATCCTGATCAACGATGCCAATAAAACTACGGTAATGGCAGGTCAATAATTAGAAGATAATCATGAAAAAATACATTTTAAGTATCGCAATGATAATGGCGGTTTGTTTCGCAACTTACGCTCAAACTGATACCCTGCACGTCTATGGACCGGGAGGCCCACTATCGGCGATGCAGGATTGCGCTAAAGTATTTACCGCAAAGACAGGTATTCCTGTAATCGTAACGGGAGGCCCCGAGCCTAAATGGCTGACCCCGGCTCAGCAAAATGCCGATGTGATCTATGGAGGTGCCGAATATATGCTTACCCAGTTTATCCAGACCCATCCGGGGATGGTTGATGTCGGTACAAGAGTTGAGCTGTATAAAAGAAGAGCAGCCATTTTGGTCAGGCCGGGAAACCCTAAACATATTGCATCGCTGAAAGACCTGACCAAACGGGGGATACATATTTTAGATGTGAACGGTGCAGGGCAATTTGGATTATGGGAAGATATTGCCGGAAAAGAGGGTCTGATTGAAAATATCCAGCGGAATATCTCAGGTTCGTTCGCCAATACCGCTTTGGGCATAGATGCTTGGAAAAAAGATAATACCTATGACGCCTGGATTACTTATGCCTCATGGCATGAAAACCTGAAAGGTATTACACAGGTAGTAGAATTTCCGGCCTCATCACTCTTGTACCGTGGTACTCCCGTAGCATTAACGACAAACGGTAAGCAAAGGCAGCAGTCAAATCAATTTGTTCAGTTCCTTCAAAGCGCAGCGGGTCACGCGATATTTAAAAAATGGGGTTGGGAATAATTAAGCGTAAGATGCCTTTATTAAATGACGCCTTAATTGCCGGGTTTATCGCCATCTCGGTAAATACTTTATTGCTCCAACTTGCACCTATGATCCATATTAAGGCGGAAGGTGGCGGACTTTTAAAATTATTATTACAATATGGCCGGCCAATAACCGGCCATATTGCTTTTTTATATACCTCATTATTTGGCGTTGTCTTTCATTACCTTACAGGACTTGTAATGGTAATAATTTATATTTGCTGGTTTAGCCGGTTGCTAAAAATGTCTGGATGGATTAAAGGCAGCCTTTTTTCTTTATTGCCCTAGCTAATTAATGGATTTATAGTGTTACCACTTTTAGGGTACGGTTTGCTTGGTAATTATAAACTCTCCTTAGCAGGAATGTGTTATTTTATGATAACGAATTGGTTATTCGGATTGGTACTCGGATGGCTATTTGCTTATTTGAATAAATCTCTAAACAAATAATCCATAACTTTACATTATCAACCATGTATAATGGTGATGAAAATGGCGTGTTTTTATAATTGATCTTTGATTAACAAAATCAAACAGATCATGAAAACTTTACAAAGCTTAACTCATCACCAATTTACAGAAAGAACAATCATATTAGGTGATAAAGCAATTAACACAGGGGCAATAATAGCAGCCTTCGCATTTTTAGTTTTACCTTTTATATTAATGATTGCCAGGTTATCTTAAAACTTTAATACATCCAAATGTTAGATTTCCGATTGCAGGTATTTTATACGGTAGCCAAAAGGCTTAATTTCACTAAAGCCTCAACCGAGCTATATATTAGCCAGCCAGCGGTTACCAAACACATTAAAGAGTTAGAAGCTGAATATAAGGCAACCCTCTTTGAACGTAGCGGCAATAAAAAGATCGTATTGACCCCGGCGGGTGATATGTTGCTTCAATATGCTGATAAGCTATTGGCCATTTATAAAGAATTAGAATTCGATATGAACCTACTGATAAAACAGCATTCAGGCGTATTGCGTATTGGTGGTAGTAATACCGTCGCACAGTATGTAATACCTCCGGTACTGGCACAGTTTCATAAAAAGTTTACAGACACGCGTGTAAACTTGGTTACGGGTAATACAGAGCAAATAGAACAGGCTTTATTAAATAAAGAGATAGACCTGGGAGTGGTAGAAGGAATAAATCGTAACCCGCAGATAAAATACCAGGAATTTATTGCCGATGAACTGGTGCTGGTTTGCAGTACGGCCAATAATATCATAAAAAAAGATATGATAAAGCCGGAAGAATTAAAAACGCTTCCTTTACTGTTGCGTGAACCGGGGTCAGGTTCACTGGATGTTATTGCACATGCGCTGAAGCCATTTGATATTAAATTATCCGACCTGCAAACAGAAATGCAGTTAGGAGGAACTGAGAGCATTAAATCGTACCTGATGCATAGCAGTTGTTTCGCCTTCCTTTCTGTTCAGTCTATATTAAATGAACTTAAGGCAAATACTTTGAAAATAGTAGATGTTAAAGACTTTAATATAGAACGGCCTTTTTATTTCATTCAGCTACACGGTCAACCATCCTCACTGGCTGAATTATTTATGCGTTTTTCCAAAACTTACAAGGCACATTAAGTTTATAATGCTGTTTAATCAATAACTAATGGTTATTGTAAATCAATAAGTGTGATAAAAATTGAGAGTTTTTCTGATTGATATTTGTATCAACAAAAAGAAAAAACATCATGAAAACATTTCAATTAGTAGTCGACCCCAAAATCTTAATTACCGGTAAATCTTGTCACTACAGTTACGCCCCGGTAAAAAACGTTGAACATATCGCTTTGGAAGACAAAGCAATGATTGGGATTAAAACCAAAACAGGTTGGTTTGATAAAGATGCACCGCAAAACCTTTCTTATAAAGAAGCGGGTATAAGGGCAATAATCGTAGTATTTATGCCGACACTCTCCGCTATCGACTGGTATTTACACACCCATACGATGATCTTTATTGCTCCTTTGACCATGTATCTTGCAGTAAGCGCACTTACAATGACCTGCCAGGTGAAAGGGTTATTTACCAAAAACAAGCAGAATAATAGCCAGGTATTGTAAATAAGCCTTATTATATATAACAGGATTTTTTTGAAAAAAAACGCTTATAAAATGGAAAACATCGTTCAAATAATTTCGATCAAAGACATTACTCACAATGTAAAACGATTTAGAGTGACAAAGCCTGCTGGCTATCATTTTAATGCCGGGCAAGCTACCGAATTGTCCATTAATGCCCCCGGGTGGAAGGAAGAAAAACGCCCGTTTACATTTACCAGCCTCAATAATGATAGTTTTCTTGAATTCACTATAAAAATTTATAATGATCATCAGGGCGTAACTAACCATTTGGATATGCTGCAAAAAGGCGACGAACTCATTTTAAGAGATGTTTGGGGAGCTATTGAATATAAAGGGCCGGGGTATTTTATCGCAGGTGGTGCAGGCATTACGCCAATGTTGGCCATATTAAGGCAACTACATCAATATGGGCAGCTGGAAGGAAATAAACTTTTCTTCTCAAATCAGACCGATCAGGATATTATTCTTCACGACGAGCTACAGGATATGCTTTGCCAGAATGTTATATTCACAACTACTCGTCAAAACGATGTTGCGCATGACCATCGCAGGATAGATGCTGCATTTTTGCAAGCCGAAGTTAAAAATTTCGATAAACATTTCTATGTATGCGGCCCGGACCAAATGGTGTCTGCTATCAATGAAGCTTTAAAACTGGAGGGGGTAACGCCTGACTATTTAGTTTTTGAACAGTAATCCGTTAGTTCCGCTATCTTTGTTCTATGAAACTATTCGGAGCAATTTTAGAAGAAGAACTGCGAGCCAACAGCCAGCTTAAAACCCTGCCGGCTGAAACGGTGATGATGCAATCGAATAGTTATATTCGGTCTATCCCGGTGGTGCTTTCCGGTAGCATGCGTGTGATTCGCGAAGATGAAGACGGGCGGGAAATATTACTTTACTACATCAAACCCGGCGAAAGCTGCATTATGTCTTTTTTGGCCGGGATACATGAAGATACCAGTAAGGTCAAATTAGTGGTGGAGGAAGATTCGGAAGTGTTGATGCTGCCTATTGCCAAAGCCAGTGAATGGATCAAGGTATACCCGGAATGGGCGGACTTTATCTTTAAACTTTACCATAGACGTTTCGAGGAATTGCTGGATGTGATCAACGCGGTTGCCTTTCAAAAGTTAGACGACCGGATCGTGACCTTGCTGAAAAGAAAAGCAAGTGTTTACGGATCGAATGAGTTCAGCATTACCCATCAGCAACTGGCCGAAGAATTGGGCACCACCCGCGAGGTGATCTCCCGGCTGCTTAAACAAATGGAAAAACAGGAATTAATTACGCTCTCCAGAAATAAAATCATTTTAAATATCCCTCTGTAACATAGGTCACCATTTCACAGTCTGCATCCTGGTACATTTGTTTCCTAATCAAAAAATGAGTGGAAATAGCAGGATACGCGGCGGCAATATTAATAGGTCTATCTTTAGGTTTGATCGGCGGTGGCGGTTCTATTCTCACTGTTCCCATATTAGTTTATTTTTTCCTGATCGACCCTGTTATAGCGACAA
This region of Mucilaginibacter inviolabilis genomic DNA includes:
- a CDS encoding DsrE family protein produces the protein MKKYTLILVAFAFLTFVKTASAQTDPAAFTGATAKLKHYDALYILNSNDDKKIKGTLRNIDNALEDVRLKGKLHVELIAFGDGVAVYMKSGAYEQTLKDLQAKGVVLAQCSNTIKERKIDKNDLFPFVSYVPSGNGEIIIRQYQGWAVVHP
- a CDS encoding molybdate ABC transporter substrate-binding protein; amino-acid sequence: MKNYKNILFSVAAFIACSNQVKAQEHRFDPPWNTPPESKVMFTVPGVDNVPDLFGDINDPQLVVFFAGNQFMCLDDMMAAFKKAYPQYQRVFAETLPPGILAKQIMGGSITIGNLRITLKPDVYTAGKNRTDQMPEYFSKTEPYAYNRLAIMVQKGNPKNIKGLKDLGQAAIRVSMPNPDFEGIGKRIEQAYVLAGTESLRKTIMEDKLKDSTTYLTQIHHRQSPMRIMYGQSDAAPVWYSEAYYQVMIKHPVDMVEIPSDQNINATYVAGQLKNAPHAQAARDFMDFLVSPAAKAIYRKYGFTTK
- a CDS encoding peroxiredoxin, producing MSLHLGDLAPNFTAQTTIGEIDFYEYLGDSWGVLFSHPADYTPVCTTELGKTALLKSEFDKRNVKALALSIDPLDKHLAWISDINETQNCSVEFPLIADEDRKVSMLYDMIHPNASATATVRSLFIIGPDKKVKLMITYPASTGRNFNEVLRVIDSLQLTDEYSVATPANWEAGEDVIIGLGVKTEDIESKFPEGHRIVKPYLRYTPQPTKQ
- a CDS encoding DUF305 domain-containing protein, with the protein product MMPKLSFVILLMSLFGVAKAQHHDMSMSMSMPTSTNVYLKMMDQMMVNMDRVVPTASADEDFLAMMIPHHQGAVDMANYEIAHGKNRELIQLAKSIKAEQLVQIQQMQLLLRNTKTFAGKGKAHQQANQKMMVVMMQQMPKDKTLSNDDNAFARVMIPHHQAAIDMAKVALQYGTDKNTKRLAESIISDEQIEIDQMKKFTPIQ
- a CDS encoding YncE family protein; this encodes MKKLMILFLLLPLTKLSAQDRVYTGNQISNTVSVIDPKTQTYLGEIVLGKPQPEILSPLYKGQALVHGLGYTPKRQLLAAVSIGSNSVTFISTATNKLLKTVYIGRSPHEATFNPSGTQAWISVRGEAYISVIDAATLKEIKRVPVADGPGMVSFTPNGKWAYVCSSFTAQLDVVNTATYKVVKSIPVVSPFSPNIFCSPDGKWIAMTHKDVGKVTQISTATNKIEKVFNTGPITNHVTFTVTNKVPLMLVTVGGENTLKVFDINQGFKLVDSITTGSLPHGVWPSGDGKFAYVGLENDDQVQVVDLVKMAIVKTIPIGQCPQALLYAVNAGPVTPLTTGLSPLNAGNKSQVIKMKSTGAISATGMLNARSVGLTDLVQQDFKKLEANTAYTLALTNSTEQPYKTDYVINAFKTDAKGAFSGQSTGIIKSVGKPMADYKMVILINDANKTTVMAGQ
- a CDS encoding substrate-binding domain-containing protein gives rise to the protein MKKYILSIAMIMAVCFATYAQTDTLHVYGPGGPLSAMQDCAKVFTAKTGIPVIVTGGPEPKWLTPAQQNADVIYGGAEYMLTQFIQTHPGMVDVGTRVELYKRRAAILVRPGNPKHIASLKDLTKRGIHILDVNGAGQFGLWEDIAGKEGLIENIQRNISGSFANTALGIDAWKKDNTYDAWITYASWHENLKGITQVVEFPASSLLYRGTPVALTTNGKQRQQSNQFVQFLQSAAGHAIFKKWGWE
- a CDS encoding LysR family transcriptional regulator; translated protein: MLDFRLQVFYTVAKRLNFTKASTELYISQPAVTKHIKELEAEYKATLFERSGNKKIVLTPAGDMLLQYADKLLAIYKELEFDMNLLIKQHSGVLRIGGSNTVAQYVIPPVLAQFHKKFTDTRVNLVTGNTEQIEQALLNKEIDLGVVEGINRNPQIKYQEFIADELVLVCSTANNIIKKDMIKPEELKTLPLLLREPGSGSLDVIAHALKPFDIKLSDLQTEMQLGGTESIKSYLMHSSCFAFLSVQSILNELKANTLKIVDVKDFNIERPFYFIQLHGQPSSLAELFMRFSKTYKAH
- a CDS encoding FAD-binding oxidoreductase — translated: MENIVQIISIKDITHNVKRFRVTKPAGYHFNAGQATELSINAPGWKEEKRPFTFTSLNNDSFLEFTIKIYNDHQGVTNHLDMLQKGDELILRDVWGAIEYKGPGYFIAGGAGITPMLAILRQLHQYGQLEGNKLFFSNQTDQDIILHDELQDMLCQNVIFTTTRQNDVAHDHRRIDAAFLQAEVKNFDKHFYVCGPDQMVSAINEALKLEGVTPDYLVFEQ
- a CDS encoding Crp/Fnr family transcriptional regulator; the encoded protein is MKLFGAILEEELRANSQLKTLPAETVMMQSNSYIRSIPVVLSGSMRVIREDEDGREILLYYIKPGESCIMSFLAGIHEDTSKVKLVVEEDSEVLMLPIAKASEWIKVYPEWADFIFKLYHRRFEELLDVINAVAFQKLDDRIVTLLKRKASVYGSNEFSITHQQLAEELGTTREVISRLLKQMEKQELITLSRNKIILNIPL